A DNA window from Bacillota bacterium contains the following coding sequences:
- a CDS encoding 4Fe-4S binding protein, whose translation MNEAARKAVQVFFLLLFIVLLYMGHIQMWLAVFVTSAALAMVWGRFYCGWICPINTVTEAATGKIKKPGFRNIPMPALFKSPFFRYTILLIFIGMFVFIKVSGKAWPVLPVMFLIGVAVSLIFSEKIWHRYLCPFGTILSLTGGKSRRFLSIDVHRCSRCGICAGVCPGEAVLDAEEGYRVEKKECLQCGECIRNCPKEAISF comes from the coding sequence GTGAACGAGGCCGCCAGGAAAGCAGTGCAGGTGTTCTTCCTTCTCCTGTTTATTGTCCTGTTGTACATGGGACACATACAGATGTGGCTGGCCGTATTTGTTACGAGTGCAGCACTTGCAATGGTCTGGGGCCGCTTTTACTGCGGTTGGATCTGCCCTATCAATACGGTGACGGAGGCTGCAACCGGAAAAATAAAGAAGCCGGGGTTCAGAAATATTCCCATGCCTGCCTTGTTCAAAAGTCCGTTTTTCAGGTACACAATACTGCTCATTTTTATCGGTATGTTTGTATTTATCAAAGTCAGCGGCAAGGCATGGCCTGTTTTGCCGGTTATGTTTCTGATCGGGGTAGCGGTTTCCCTAATTTTTTCAGAGAAAATATGGCACCGTTATCTATGCCCTTTTGGCACAATTCTGAGTTTGACCGGCGGGAAAAGCCGACGATTTTTATCCATAGATGTTCATCGCTGTTCACGGTGCGGCATCTGTGCCGGAGTCTGTCCCGGCGAGGCGGTCCTTGATGCAGAAGAGGGGTATCGTGTTGAAAAAAAAGAATGCCTGCAGTGTGGTGAGTGTATCAGGAATTGTCCGAAGGAAGCGATCAGTTTTTAA